In Glycine max cultivar Williams 82 chromosome 7, Glycine_max_v4.0, whole genome shotgun sequence, a single window of DNA contains:
- the LOC100798039 gene encoding type IV inositol polyphosphate 5-phosphatase 9 isoform X2 gives MQGFNLKENKIMRKIFSSDNFKGENQNSSEAKKESPSLNQASARCFYHQTKKIFVGSWNIGGITPPKNLDMEDWLDTQNNSADIYVLGFQEIVPLNAANVLGPQNRKVSMKWNSLIGAALNNRTPTKVVEENKTAEPQKIYPLKEHIYAEGEHGQDFQCIISRQMVGMFITIWVRCDLYQTIRHLSILSVGCGIMGCLGNKGSISIRFYLHETSFCFICSHLASGGKEVDRRHRNVNAAHILSRTIFPSGPLHDMPQKIIDHDRVVWLGDLNYRIYMPDSTTKSLIKRGEWETLLKHDQLKMELTEGHVFQGWHEGAIEFPPTYKYRLNSVDYLGCDQQHVSRKRRSPAWCDRIIWFGKGMKQIQYNRSESKLSDHRPVRAMFTADIRVAGTCK, from the exons ATGCAGGGCTTCAATCTGAAGGAGAATAAGATCATGAGAAAGATATTCAGCAGTGATAACTTCAAAGGAGAAAATCAGAATTCGTCAGAGGCCAAAAAGGAAAGTCCTAGTTTGAATCAAGCATCGGCAAGATGCTTCTATCATCAAACCAAAAA GATCTTTGTTGGTTCCTGGAACATTGGAGGCATTACACCACCCAAGAACTTGGACATGGAAGACTGGCTTGACACACAAAATAATTCAGCAGATATATATGTTCTGGG GTTCCAAGAAATTGTACCACTAAATGCAGCAAATGTACTAGGTCCCCAAAACAGAAAAGTTTCTATGAAATGGAATTCTCTAATTGGGGCAGCCCTTAACAATAGAACACCAACAAAGGttgttgaagaaaataaaacagcTGAACCTCAGAAGATATATCCTTTGAAGGAGCACATTTATGCAGAGGGAGAACATGGACAAGATTTTCAGTGCATCATAAGCAGGCAAATGGTGGGAATGTTCATCACCATTTGGGTTCGATGTGACCTCTATCAAACGATCAGGCACTTGAGTATCTTGTCTGTTGGCTGTGGAATCATGGGTTGCTTAGGAAACAAG GGTTCAATATCAATTAGATTTTACTTGCATGAAACAAGCTTTTGCTTTATATGTAGTCATCTAGCATCTGGTGGGAAAGAAGTAGACCGAAGACATAGAAACGTAAATGCAGCTCATATTTTGTCCAGGACAATTTTCCCTTCTGGTCCTCTGCATGATATGCctcaaaaaattattgatcaTGA CCGAGTAGTCTGGCTAGGCGACTTGAACTACCGAATCTATATGCCAGACTCTACAACAAAATCATTGATCAAGAGAGGAGAGTGGGAAACCTTGTTGAAACATGATCAG CTCAAGATGGAGCTCACAGAGGGACATGTATTCCAAGGTTGGCATGAAGGAGCTATAGAGTTTCCACCTACATACAAATACCGTCTGAATTCTGTAGACTACCTAGGCTGTGATCAGCAGCATGTGAGCAGAAAGCGGCGCTCCCCAGCATG GTGCGATAGAATAATATGGTTTGGGAAGGGAATGAAGCAAATCCAATACAACAGGAGCGAGTCAAAACTTTCTGATCATAGGCCTGTACGAGCAATGTTCACAGCTGATATCAGGGTTGCAGGGACTtgtaaatga
- the LOC100798039 gene encoding type IV inositol polyphosphate 5-phosphatase 9 isoform X1, whose product MPLLIFGSIVVKNHWQGHNILTLECKNPKIMQGFNLKENKIMRKIFSSDNFKGENQNSSEAKKESPSLNQASARCFYHQTKKIFVGSWNIGGITPPKNLDMEDWLDTQNNSADIYVLGFQEIVPLNAANVLGPQNRKVSMKWNSLIGAALNNRTPTKVVEENKTAEPQKIYPLKEHIYAEGEHGQDFQCIISRQMVGMFITIWVRCDLYQTIRHLSILSVGCGIMGCLGNKGSISIRFYLHETSFCFICSHLASGGKEVDRRHRNVNAAHILSRTIFPSGPLHDMPQKIIDHDRVVWLGDLNYRIYMPDSTTKSLIKRGEWETLLKHDQLKMELTEGHVFQGWHEGAIEFPPTYKYRLNSVDYLGCDQQHVSRKRRSPAWCDRIIWFGKGMKQIQYNRSESKLSDHRPVRAMFTADIRVAGTCK is encoded by the exons ATGCCACTTCTAATCTTTGGTAGTATTGTAGTTAAAAACCATTGGCAAGgacataacatattaacattagAGTGCAAGAA TCCAAAGATCATGCAGGGCTTCAATCTGAAGGAGAATAAGATCATGAGAAAGATATTCAGCAGTGATAACTTCAAAGGAGAAAATCAGAATTCGTCAGAGGCCAAAAAGGAAAGTCCTAGTTTGAATCAAGCATCGGCAAGATGCTTCTATCATCAAACCAAAAA GATCTTTGTTGGTTCCTGGAACATTGGAGGCATTACACCACCCAAGAACTTGGACATGGAAGACTGGCTTGACACACAAAATAATTCAGCAGATATATATGTTCTGGG GTTCCAAGAAATTGTACCACTAAATGCAGCAAATGTACTAGGTCCCCAAAACAGAAAAGTTTCTATGAAATGGAATTCTCTAATTGGGGCAGCCCTTAACAATAGAACACCAACAAAGGttgttgaagaaaataaaacagcTGAACCTCAGAAGATATATCCTTTGAAGGAGCACATTTATGCAGAGGGAGAACATGGACAAGATTTTCAGTGCATCATAAGCAGGCAAATGGTGGGAATGTTCATCACCATTTGGGTTCGATGTGACCTCTATCAAACGATCAGGCACTTGAGTATCTTGTCTGTTGGCTGTGGAATCATGGGTTGCTTAGGAAACAAG GGTTCAATATCAATTAGATTTTACTTGCATGAAACAAGCTTTTGCTTTATATGTAGTCATCTAGCATCTGGTGGGAAAGAAGTAGACCGAAGACATAGAAACGTAAATGCAGCTCATATTTTGTCCAGGACAATTTTCCCTTCTGGTCCTCTGCATGATATGCctcaaaaaattattgatcaTGA CCGAGTAGTCTGGCTAGGCGACTTGAACTACCGAATCTATATGCCAGACTCTACAACAAAATCATTGATCAAGAGAGGAGAGTGGGAAACCTTGTTGAAACATGATCAG CTCAAGATGGAGCTCACAGAGGGACATGTATTCCAAGGTTGGCATGAAGGAGCTATAGAGTTTCCACCTACATACAAATACCGTCTGAATTCTGTAGACTACCTAGGCTGTGATCAGCAGCATGTGAGCAGAAAGCGGCGCTCCCCAGCATG GTGCGATAGAATAATATGGTTTGGGAAGGGAATGAAGCAAATCCAATACAACAGGAGCGAGTCAAAACTTTCTGATCATAGGCCTGTACGAGCAATGTTCACAGCTGATATCAGGGTTGCAGGGACTtgtaaatga
- the LOC100798039 gene encoding type IV inositol polyphosphate 5-phosphatase 9 isoform X3: MRKIFSSDNFKGENQNSSEAKKESPSLNQASARCFYHQTKKIFVGSWNIGGITPPKNLDMEDWLDTQNNSADIYVLGFQEIVPLNAANVLGPQNRKVSMKWNSLIGAALNNRTPTKVVEENKTAEPQKIYPLKEHIYAEGEHGQDFQCIISRQMVGMFITIWVRCDLYQTIRHLSILSVGCGIMGCLGNKGSISIRFYLHETSFCFICSHLASGGKEVDRRHRNVNAAHILSRTIFPSGPLHDMPQKIIDHDRVVWLGDLNYRIYMPDSTTKSLIKRGEWETLLKHDQLKMELTEGHVFQGWHEGAIEFPPTYKYRLNSVDYLGCDQQHVSRKRRSPAWCDRIIWFGKGMKQIQYNRSESKLSDHRPVRAMFTADIRVAGTCK; the protein is encoded by the exons ATGAGAAAGATATTCAGCAGTGATAACTTCAAAGGAGAAAATCAGAATTCGTCAGAGGCCAAAAAGGAAAGTCCTAGTTTGAATCAAGCATCGGCAAGATGCTTCTATCATCAAACCAAAAA GATCTTTGTTGGTTCCTGGAACATTGGAGGCATTACACCACCCAAGAACTTGGACATGGAAGACTGGCTTGACACACAAAATAATTCAGCAGATATATATGTTCTGGG GTTCCAAGAAATTGTACCACTAAATGCAGCAAATGTACTAGGTCCCCAAAACAGAAAAGTTTCTATGAAATGGAATTCTCTAATTGGGGCAGCCCTTAACAATAGAACACCAACAAAGGttgttgaagaaaataaaacagcTGAACCTCAGAAGATATATCCTTTGAAGGAGCACATTTATGCAGAGGGAGAACATGGACAAGATTTTCAGTGCATCATAAGCAGGCAAATGGTGGGAATGTTCATCACCATTTGGGTTCGATGTGACCTCTATCAAACGATCAGGCACTTGAGTATCTTGTCTGTTGGCTGTGGAATCATGGGTTGCTTAGGAAACAAG GGTTCAATATCAATTAGATTTTACTTGCATGAAACAAGCTTTTGCTTTATATGTAGTCATCTAGCATCTGGTGGGAAAGAAGTAGACCGAAGACATAGAAACGTAAATGCAGCTCATATTTTGTCCAGGACAATTTTCCCTTCTGGTCCTCTGCATGATATGCctcaaaaaattattgatcaTGA CCGAGTAGTCTGGCTAGGCGACTTGAACTACCGAATCTATATGCCAGACTCTACAACAAAATCATTGATCAAGAGAGGAGAGTGGGAAACCTTGTTGAAACATGATCAG CTCAAGATGGAGCTCACAGAGGGACATGTATTCCAAGGTTGGCATGAAGGAGCTATAGAGTTTCCACCTACATACAAATACCGTCTGAATTCTGTAGACTACCTAGGCTGTGATCAGCAGCATGTGAGCAGAAAGCGGCGCTCCCCAGCATG GTGCGATAGAATAATATGGTTTGGGAAGGGAATGAAGCAAATCCAATACAACAGGAGCGAGTCAAAACTTTCTGATCATAGGCCTGTACGAGCAATGTTCACAGCTGATATCAGGGTTGCAGGGACTtgtaaatga
- the LOC100817392 gene encoding nucleolar protein 10 — translation MATRDGGMKSTSINGVKMYTIASQQPSLASWLPSNKKQNSHRNVKSYTQNLQLLEDLRFATAATKIKATPDGEYIIASGIYPPQVKVYEVRELGLKFERHLDSEIVDFQVLTDDYSKLAFLCADRSVYLHAKYGKHYSLRIPRMGRDIAYDCWSCDLLCAASSPDLYRINLEQGRFLSSLNTQSPALNVVSRSKIHGLVACGGEDGAVECFDMRVRSSVGRIDAVGPSGDVDQEVTALEFDEDGGFLLAVGSSAGKVLIYDLRSSHPVRIQDHMYGSSILDIKWHRTLNYEQPMLITSDNHVVRIWDPETGEGLTSIEPTTGTINDVCTFPGSGLILLALDCSQIPSYFIPSFGPAPKWCSSLENFTEELDMGGQTTIYDHYKFLTKEELERLNLTNLIGTNLLRAYMHGFFINHALYKKAKALVDPFEYEAYIEQQKREKMEAERASRITVRKKLPKVNRALAARLLETEEAENEKRDGDVDDGEAKKASKKKKGLSMQDLQDERFKAIFTNEEFEIKDSSQEYLALHPMGSKKQTSLLKEHFEPVMSDDDQSLSDSDASTSSQDEPANGMKDKSRVPRMYEIKNEQHAEAFWSQKSLAGEDSLPMGDRVAALKDNQQPSRVPNGVKQGPGGSREITFSTRSSAKYKEDEEDKEVPHRKKRGVQSLGLKPQRPVFRGQGRGKRGNGRRGRR, via the exons ATGGCGACTCGCGACGGCGGCATGAAGTCGACGTCAATAAACGGCGTTAAGATGTACACGATAGCGTCGCAGCAACCGTCACTCGCTTCATGGCTTCCCTCCAACAAGAAGCAGAACTCTCATCGCAACGTCAAAA GTTACACGCAGAACCTGCAACTGCTCGAAGACTTGCGCTTCGCCACCGCCGCCACCAAAATCAAGGCCACTCCCGACGGCGAGTACATCATTGCTTCCGGCATCTATCCGCCGCAAGTCAAGGTCTACGAGGTCAGGGAGCTAGGCTTGAAGTTCGAACGCCACTTGGACTCCGAGATCGTTGATTTTCAG GTTCTGACAGATGACTATTCGAAACTTGCATTTTTATGTGCTGATCGCTCTGTTTATCTGCATGCGAAATATGGAAAGCACTACAGTTTGCGGATTCCAAG GATGGGGAGGGACATTGCTTATGACTGCTGGTCTTGTGACTTGCTTTGTGCTGCATCGTCCCCAGATCTGTACAGAATTAACTTAGAGCAG GGGcgattcctctcttcccttaacaCACAATCCCCTGCATTGAATGTAGTTTCTCGAAG CAAGATTCATGGATTAGTTGCCTGTGGTGGTGAAGATGGTGCTGTGGAATGCTTTGACATGCGAGTGAGATCTTCAGTTGGTAGAATTGATGCTGTTGGACCTAGTGGTGATGTTGACCAG GAGGTCACTGCATTGGAGTTTGATGAAGATGGTGGTTTCTTGTTGGCTGTTGGAAGTAGTGCAGGAAAG GTTCTCATCTATGATCTGCGCTCATCACATCCTGTACGAATACAGGATCATAT GTATGGCAGTTCAATATTGGATATTAAGTGGCATCGTACTCTTAACTATGAACAACCAATgttgattaccagtgataatCATGTTGTTAGAATATGGGATCCTGAAACG GGAGAAGGCTTGACCAGCATTGAACCGACAACAGGAACAATAAATGATGTGTGTACATTTCCTGGCAGTGGTTTGATCTTGCTGGCCTTGGACTGTAGTCAAATACCATCTTACTTCATACCATCGTTTGGACCTGCTCCCAAGTGGTGTTCTTCCCTAGAGAATTTCACC GAGGAGTTAGACATGGGCGGACAAACAACTATTTATGATCATTACAAATTTTTGACAAAGGAGGAGCTTGAGAGGTTAAATTTGACTAACCTGATTGGCACCAATCTACTTAGAGCCTACATGCATGGCTTCTTTATTAATCATGCATTATACAAAAAG GCAAAAGCACTGGTGGATCCTTTTGAATATGAAGCTTATATTGAACAGCAGAAACGAGAAAAGATGGAAGCTGAGCGTGCCTCACGAATCACG GTCAGGAAAAAGTTACCCAAAGTTAATCGGGCCCTTGCAGCACGGCTCCTAGAAACTGAAGAAGCTGAAAATGAGAAGAGAGATGGAGATGTTGATGATGGCGAAGCTAAAAAGGcatccaagaaaaagaaagggctCAGCATGCAAGATCTTCAGGACGAGCGATTTAAAGCAATATTTACAAATGAG GAATTTGAGATTAAGGATTCCTCACAAGAATATCTGGCTTTACATCCAATGGGTTCTAAGAAGCAAACATCCTTGTTAAAGGAACATTTTGAACCTGTCATGTCAGATGATGATCAAAGTCTAAGTGATTCTGATGCATCAACATCATCACAAGATGAACCTGCAAATGGAATGAAAGACAAATCTCGGGTTCCAAG GatgtatgaaattaaaaatgagcAGCATGCAGAGGCATTCTGGAGCCAAAAATCACTTGCAGGGGAGGACTCACTTCCTATGGGAGACAGAGTTGCAGCTCTCAAAGATAACCAACAACCTTCTCGTGTTCCAAATGGTGTTAAACAGGGTCCAGGAGGATCACGAGAAATCACTTTCTCCACAAGAAGCTCAGCTAAGTACAAGGAAGACGAGGAAGATAAAGAAGTGCCACACAGGAAAAAGAGGGGAGTTCAATCCTTGGGGCTTAAGCCGCAGAGACCAGTGTTTCGTGGTCAAGGGAGAGGGAAACGGGGGAATGGCAGAAGAGGACGTCGATAA